The sequence below is a genomic window from Bosea sp. F3-2.
CGGTCGCGCAGCTGATCGTGGAGAACATGCCGCACAGCCTCGCGCTCGGCGGCACGGCGCTCCTCTTCTCGACGAGCGTCGGGATCACGGCCGGCGTGCTCGCCGCCTCCTTCCGCGACAGCCTGTTCGACCGGGCGGTGATGGGCTTCATCTTGCTCGGTTCGACGCTGCCGAGCTTCTGGCTGGCTCTGCTGATGATCCTGCTCTTCGCCGTGCAGTTCGAATGGTTCCCGGTCTCGGGTGCCCGGAGCTGGGATGCGCTGGTGCTGCCAGCGCTCACCATCGGCATTGGGGGCACGGCGCTGATCGCCCGCGTGACCCGCGCCGCGATGGTCGAGATATCGGGGCGGGACTTCGTGCGCGTGCTCCAGGCAAAGGGGCTGCCGTTCTGGCGAATCCAGCTTCGGCATGTGCTGCAGCAGGCGATGCTGCCGGTGATGACCATTCTCGGCCTGCGCATCGGCTGGATCCTCGGCGGCGCCGTCACGGTCGAATACGTCTTCGCCCGGCCGGGTCTCGGCTCCCTGCTGATCACGGCGCTCGGGCAGCGCGATTATCCGCTGGTGCAGGGCTGCCTGCTGATGCTCGCCATCGCGGTGATGCTCGGCACGCTGCTCGGTGACCTCGCCCAGGCGGCGCTCGATCC
It includes:
- a CDS encoding ABC transporter permease gives rise to the protein MLRFAIRRLAMLVPVFLAVSLVIFMIIHLVPGDPLEHLIQVGSSPEQRAQMIARYGLDQPLLMQYGRWLAKVATGDLGDAIVMRQPVAQLIVENMPHSLALGGTALLFSTSVGITAGVLAASFRDSLFDRAVMGFILLGSTLPSFWLALLMILLFAVQFEWFPVSGARSWDALVLPALTIGIGGTALIARVTRAAMVEISGRDFVRVLQAKGLPFWRIQLRHVLQQAMLPVMTILGLRIGWILGGAVTVEYVFARPGLGSLLITALGQRDYPLVQGCLLMLAIAVMLGTLLGDLAQAALDPRLREAMGAR